In Thermodesulfovibrionia bacterium, one DNA window encodes the following:
- a CDS encoding ABC transporter substrate-binding protein — protein MKKIRNQTGYSIILIICFVTIITIVFISCNNGSTNKNVDIVSVRLKWFHQAQFAGLYIAEDMGFYRAEGLNVELRPGGQDFSAVKLVAAGSEDFGIAGADEILIAREKGMPLVAIAVIFQKSPVCFFSKKDSGIKSPYDFVGRRVAMQYGTNVRNEYVAMMRKLGVDMSKVIEVPSRFDMQQFFEGKVDVWNGYVINERLAAEEHGFNVNLICPSEYGIDMYSDTLFTTEKMIMNRPDVVRKMVKATIEGWKSALADREYTVKAVLKRDSRLNAEHERRMLDAEADLIAAREVNQHRIGWMDKQVWESMQLTLASIGILRNNSFDVRDVYTNVFLSH, from the coding sequence ATGAAAAAAATTAGAAATCAAACAGGTTATAGCATAATATTGATTATTTGTTTTGTTACTATTATTACTATAGTTTTTATAAGTTGTAATAATGGGTCAACCAACAAAAATGTTGATATAGTTAGTGTCAGACTGAAGTGGTTTCACCAGGCGCAATTCGCTGGATTATATATTGCTGAGGATATGGGATTTTATAGGGCAGAAGGTCTTAATGTTGAATTAAGACCAGGAGGCCAGGATTTTAGCGCAGTTAAACTTGTGGCGGCTGGCTCTGAAGATTTTGGTATTGCCGGTGCAGATGAGATATTGATAGCGCGTGAAAAGGGAATGCCCCTGGTTGCTATTGCAGTGATTTTTCAAAAAAGCCCGGTATGTTTTTTTTCTAAAAAGGATTCTGGTATCAAGAGTCCGTACGATTTTGTCGGGCGGCGTGTTGCGATGCAATATGGAACAAATGTGCGCAATGAGTATGTGGCCATGATGCGCAAGCTCGGCGTAGATATGAGCAAGGTAATTGAAGTTCCCTCGCGTTTTGATATGCAGCAATTTTTTGAGGGAAAAGTTGATGTCTGGAACGGATATGTTATTAACGAGAGACTGGCTGCTGAAGAACATGGCTTTAATGTTAATCTTATTTGCCCATCAGAATATGGCATAGATATGTATTCCGACACATTATTTACAACTGAAAAGATGATAATGAATCGGCCAGATGTGGTTCGCAAAATGGTCAAAGCCACAATAGAAGGCTGGAAGTCTGCACTTGCTGATCGTGAGTATACAGTGAAGGCAGTTCTCAAGCGAGACTCCAGACTTAATGCCGAACATGAAAGAAGGATGTTGGACGCCGAGGCTGATCTTATTGCAGCTCGTGAGGTTAATCAACATAGGATTGGGTGGATGGACAAGCAAGTTTGGGAAAGCATGCAATTAACGCTTGCATCCATTGGAATATTAAGGA